One genomic region from Spirosoma sp. KCTC 42546 encodes:
- a CDS encoding sialidase family protein: protein MYSLLTSLLFIVTLLLSSPSGSGKLVGTGIHPSVATDPTGKVHIVYGKGGTVFYTSTQDGEQFAEPVRVDSLPGLHLGASRGPQIAATRQSVVITAIDKAGTIWSYTLSRATGRWQSRVQVTDTVEVAKEGFVALTAGPDNVYNAVWLDLRGNKRNKIVGARSTDGGKTWSPNQVLYQSPDGTVCECCQLSEVSQGQHVAIMFRNFIAGARDMYILKSENGGQTFGKAEKVGEGTWLLKACPMDGGGLFMRPDGKLSTVFRRNDKLFVARPGQPETELATGKNAKIVTTPKGDYIVFQQAGQILATSPSQTQPTVIGSGGYPKLALLPNNKVLCLWEEETTVRAGFIP, encoded by the coding sequence ATGTATTCTTTACTGACTAGTCTTCTGTTCATAGTTACGCTGCTACTAAGTTCCCCATCTGGTTCGGGAAAATTAGTAGGTACAGGTATACATCCTTCAGTAGCGACTGATCCTACCGGAAAGGTTCATATTGTGTATGGTAAAGGCGGGACTGTTTTCTATACAAGTACGCAGGATGGTGAGCAGTTTGCGGAACCCGTACGGGTTGATAGTTTGCCGGGGCTGCATCTGGGGGCGTCACGAGGGCCACAAATTGCAGCGACCAGGCAATCGGTGGTTATTACCGCTATTGATAAAGCGGGGACTATCTGGTCCTATACGCTCAGCCGGGCTACGGGTCGCTGGCAATCCCGTGTACAGGTAACGGATACCGTAGAGGTAGCGAAAGAAGGTTTCGTGGCCCTGACGGCCGGGCCGGATAACGTGTATAACGCTGTCTGGCTCGATCTGCGGGGAAATAAGCGCAATAAGATTGTTGGTGCCCGTTCAACGGATGGAGGTAAAACATGGTCACCCAATCAGGTGCTTTATCAATCGCCGGATGGTACGGTTTGCGAATGTTGCCAGCTTTCGGAAGTGAGTCAGGGCCAGCATGTGGCTATCATGTTTCGGAATTTTATAGCTGGAGCGCGTGATATGTATATCCTGAAATCCGAAAATGGAGGTCAGACGTTTGGAAAAGCAGAAAAAGTAGGTGAAGGAACCTGGCTGCTAAAAGCCTGTCCAATGGATGGGGGAGGGCTGTTTATGCGTCCCGATGGAAAGCTATCGACCGTTTTTCGACGAAATGATAAACTTTTTGTAGCCCGGCCTGGCCAGCCTGAAACGGAACTTGCTACCGGTAAGAATGCAAAAATTGTAACAACTCCTAAAGGTGATTATATCGTCTTTCAACAGGCTGGACAGATTTTGGCCACTTCGCCCAGTCAGACACAACCAACAGTTATTGGTTCGGGTGGGTATCCGAAATTAGCCTTGCTACCGAATAACAAGGTACTCTGTTTGTGGGAAGAGGAAACTACCGTTCGGGCAGGATTTATTCCCTGA
- a CDS encoding heavy-metal-associated domain-containing protein, with protein sequence MLRNLFLTALTSLIILGNSFAGAPTRDDKDKEVKIKTSAICGMCKARIERNLAFEKGVKEADLDVKSKVVTIKYNPAKTDVAKLKANISKTGYDAEEVVADPVGYNKLPSCCKKGSDMDHQ encoded by the coding sequence ATGTTGCGTAACCTGTTTCTAACCGCCCTAACCTCACTGATCATTCTGGGCAACTCGTTCGCCGGTGCACCCACCCGTGACGACAAAGACAAGGAAGTAAAAATTAAGACTTCGGCTATTTGCGGCATGTGCAAAGCCCGTATTGAACGGAACCTGGCCTTTGAGAAGGGTGTCAAAGAAGCCGACCTGGATGTGAAATCGAAAGTCGTAACGATCAAATACAACCCTGCTAAAACGGACGTAGCAAAGCTGAAAGCAAACATCAGCAAAACTGGCTATGACGCAGAAGAAGTTGTTGCCGATCCTGTTGGATACAACAAATTACCGAGCTGCTGCAAAAAAGGCAGTGATATGGATCATCAATAA